A stretch of Alkalicella caledoniensis DNA encodes these proteins:
- a CDS encoding sulfurtransferase TusA family protein encodes MRQLDARGLSCPEPLLMFRQEVQKGGKFELTVDTNVAKENIERFCQSKRTAYNVREHSGLYTFVVGE; translated from the coding sequence ATGCGACAATTGGACGCTAGGGGCTTATCTTGTCCTGAACCTCTACTGATGTTTCGTCAGGAGGTACAAAAGGGTGGAAAGTTTGAATTAACAGTTGATACAAATGTAGCAAAAGAGAATATAGAAAGGTTTTGTCAATCTAAAAGAACTGCCTATAATGTTAGAGAACATAGCGGACTATACACTTTCGTGGTTGGGGAATAA
- a CDS encoding L-threonylcarbamoyladenylate synthase, producing MKNTKILGVNTLDIKEAAMALKKGKTVVFPTETVYGLGANGLCTDAVKNIYRAKGRPSDNPLILHVAEYSWIEKLARNIPQELNVLFNTFWPGPLTVVLEANTDIIPSVTLGGLDTVAIRIPGHPLAIELLKEADVPVAAPSANSSGRPSPTEFEHVLEDLDGKVDYIIRASGTEIGIESTVLDLTGYIPKILRPGSLTYEELREVIELEPYEEHIGGPVLSPGVKYRHYQPKATMEVFIGDDSKTVEKMKERIGEINKTNQFKNIGILCYEENIAEFPPSYNIISMGPRSDLKTLANSLYNSLRKFDALGVEYIISQGIEKPQGLGIAIMNRLMKACGNNIHKV from the coding sequence ATGAAAAATACAAAAATACTAGGTGTAAATACACTTGACATCAAAGAAGCGGCAATGGCTTTGAAAAAGGGTAAAACTGTTGTTTTTCCAACAGAAACAGTCTACGGGCTTGGAGCCAATGGGCTATGCACAGACGCAGTTAAAAACATTTATAGGGCAAAAGGAAGGCCTTCAGATAACCCTCTAATTCTACATGTGGCTGAATACTCTTGGATAGAAAAACTTGCAAGAAATATACCCCAAGAGCTAAATGTACTTTTTAATACATTTTGGCCTGGGCCTTTAACAGTTGTTTTAGAAGCAAACACAGATATAATTCCCTCTGTTACATTAGGAGGTCTTGACACCGTTGCAATTAGAATTCCAGGTCACCCATTAGCCATTGAACTATTAAAGGAAGCAGACGTTCCAGTGGCGGCCCCATCTGCAAATAGCTCTGGGCGACCAAGTCCTACAGAATTTGAGCATGTACTTGAGGACCTTGACGGAAAAGTTGACTATATTATAAGGGCAAGTGGAACAGAAATAGGTATAGAGTCAACAGTTTTAGACCTTACTGGTTATATACCGAAGATACTAAGACCAGGGTCTTTAACCTATGAAGAACTACGGGAAGTTATTGAGTTAGAACCCTATGAAGAGCATATTGGCGGGCCCGTTTTGTCACCAGGAGTAAAATATAGGCATTATCAACCCAAAGCCACCATGGAAGTATTTATAGGGGACGATTCCAAGACCGTAGAAAAAATGAAAGAACGCATAGGGGAAATTAATAAAACAAACCAGTTTAAGAACATAGGGATACTATGCTATGAAGAAAACATAGCGGAGTTTCCACCATCTTATAACATTATATCCATGGGACCCAGGAGCGACTTAAAGACTCTTGCTAACTCCCTGTATAACTCTCTACGTAAATTTGATGCATTAGGAGTGGAGTATATAATTTCCCAAGGAATAGAAAAACCCCAAGGGTTAGGCATCGCTATAATGAATAGGTTAATGAAGGCTTGTGGGAATAATATTCACAAGGTGTGA
- a CDS encoding DUF3343 domain-containing protein produces MEKSKLLAFESTHDSLKAEDIILSEGIKVNPIPLPKNITARCGLGLKIVESKLEEVLNLLNNSHIDYVIHDIE; encoded by the coding sequence ATGGAGAAGAGCAAGTTGCTGGCTTTTGAATCTACCCATGATTCCCTCAAAGCCGAGGATATAATTTTATCAGAAGGGATAAAAGTTAACCCTATCCCATTACCAAAAAATATTACAGCCAGGTGTGGTCTAGGCCTTAAAATTGTAGAAAGCAAACTAGAAGAGGTTTTAAACCTTTTAAATAATAGCCACATTGATTATGTTATACATGACATAGAATAA
- a CDS encoding manganese efflux pump MntP family protein, with translation MGKKTIVYIRKKTSRVLLVFLMAGIMIWMLPQIEIPAFKDSANIFSEQFLALVLMGIALGTDAFSLSIGIGMKKVCAVDIIKTSVVIGIFHIIMPLGGMILGEVFGAVLGIYAFYIGRLLIIFIGANMIYESYKGSEKPCEDKLIGLSLILLAFSVSLDALTIGFGLGAFGFSIPLVIAVFGFFGATMTAIGLSFGRYIGGWIGERSEMIGGTVLVVLGIKMLL, from the coding sequence ATGGGGAAAAAGACCATTGTTTATATTAGAAAAAAAACTTCTAGGGTATTACTAGTCTTTTTAATGGCAGGGATAATGATCTGGATGCTTCCACAAATTGAAATACCAGCATTTAAAGACAGTGCAAATATCTTTAGTGAACAGTTTTTAGCTTTGGTTCTTATGGGGATAGCATTAGGCACAGACGCCTTTAGCCTATCAATTGGGATAGGTATGAAAAAGGTTTGTGCAGTAGATATTATTAAAACTAGTGTGGTTATAGGCATTTTTCATATTATCATGCCCTTAGGAGGAATGATATTAGGTGAAGTATTCGGCGCCGTATTGGGAATTTATGCATTTTATATAGGTAGACTACTAATAATTTTTATTGGGGCTAACATGATATATGAATCCTATAAAGGCAGCGAGAAACCCTGTGAAGACAAACTTATAGGTCTTAGCCTTATCTTGTTAGCCTTTAGTGTTAGTTTAGACGCCCTTACTATAGGCTTTGGCTTAGGTGCTTTTGGTTTTTCTATACCATTAGTTATTGCTGTATTTGGTTTTTTTGGAGCTACGATGACAGCAATAGGATTATCTTTTGGAAGATACATAGGTGGGTGGATAGGAGAGCGTTCTGAAATGATAGGTGGAACAGTTCTTGTTGTACTGGGCATAAAAATGTTGCTCTAG
- a CDS encoding DUF3343 domain-containing protein, which yields MKIIITFYTTYDNLKAEELLSNEQIPIRVKPVPRHISSDCGLAIEGNIEDKTKIEEVLQRNEIEYENVHIIK from the coding sequence ATGAAGATTATAATAACTTTCTATACAACATATGATAACTTAAAAGCCGAGGAACTCCTCTCAAATGAACAAATACCCATTAGAGTAAAGCCCGTTCCAAGACATATAAGTTCAGATTGTGGCTTAGCCATAGAAGGAAACATAGAGGATAAAACCAAAATAGAAGAGGTATTACAAAGAAACGAAATTGAATATGAAAATGTTCATATCATAAAATAA
- a CDS encoding YibE/F family protein, whose product MKQFKIGIFVILLILICSISVFAVGLPGDEDLDDELDFNDEAPFTQDIEQNSDDFQDLPAITLKGTVTHVGPFEPAPEEDFFFKGREEITVVVTSRGDYYGREFQIENVFMGHPLYDLELREGQRVVLYAEIDNGEIATIGIQGYARDYYIYILLGIFVAVLLLIGGKKGLLALVTLVLMGVVIVFALLPLVLRGYNPLMLAIVFSSLIAVVTLFIVGGFNNKSLAAICGVIGGLIFAGILAVIFGNSAYLTGFSSEEAQMLTFIDEAQSIDIRGLLFAGIIIGTLGAVLDVGMSVASSMFELKKSVPNIKPMDLFNTGMNIGRDIMGTMVNTLILAYTGGALPLLLIFRAYEIPYEQIINMDLIATEVVRSLVGSLGLMTAIPLTVLFFVLFTKRHEQKG is encoded by the coding sequence ATGAAACAATTTAAGATAGGGATTTTTGTCATACTATTAATACTGATATGTAGCATATCAGTATTTGCTGTAGGACTACCAGGAGATGAGGACTTAGATGATGAACTGGATTTCAATGATGAAGCACCATTTACTCAAGATATAGAACAGAATTCTGACGATTTTCAAGATTTACCTGCTATAACTCTTAAGGGTACAGTGACCCATGTGGGACCTTTTGAACCAGCCCCTGAAGAAGATTTTTTCTTTAAAGGGCGAGAAGAAATAACTGTTGTGGTTACTTCCCGGGGAGATTATTATGGGAGGGAGTTTCAGATAGAAAATGTATTTATGGGACATCCCCTTTATGATCTAGAACTAAGGGAAGGGCAAAGGGTAGTACTTTATGCTGAGATAGATAATGGGGAGATTGCTACAATTGGTATTCAAGGATATGCTCGGGACTATTATATATATATTCTTCTGGGTATTTTCGTAGCGGTTTTGTTGCTAATAGGTGGAAAAAAAGGTTTGCTGGCATTGGTTACCTTGGTATTGATGGGCGTTGTCATAGTTTTTGCCCTATTACCCCTGGTGCTTAGAGGGTATAACCCGCTAATGCTCGCCATAGTTTTTTCAAGTTTAATAGCTGTCGTAACGTTGTTCATTGTAGGTGGATTTAATAACAAGTCCCTAGCTGCCATTTGCGGTGTGATAGGAGGACTTATCTTTGCAGGTATTTTAGCAGTTATTTTCGGCAACTCTGCCTATTTGACAGGCTTTAGCTCTGAAGAAGCTCAAATGCTTACATTTATTGATGAAGCACAAAGCATTGATATAAGGGGTTTACTATTTGCGGGCATAATAATAGGAACACTTGGGGCGGTACTAGATGTTGGTATGTCTGTGGCTTCTTCAATGTTTGAATTAAAAAAGTCAGTGCCAAATATTAAACCTATGGATTTGTTTAACACAGGAATGAATATTGGAAGAGACATTATGGGAACTATGGTAAACACACTCATACTAGCATATACAGGGGGAGCATTACCACTGTTACTTATATTTAGGGCGTACGAAATCCCTTACGAACAGATTATAAATATGGACCTCATAGCTACAGAAGTAGTAAGATCTTTAGTGGGAAGTCTAGGTCTAATGACAGCCATACCTCTAACGGTACTATTTTTTGTGCTATTTACTAAAAGACACGAACAAAAAGGATAG
- a CDS encoding low molecular weight protein arginine phosphatase, with protein MKIVFVCTGNTCRSPMAEVYLSKLLKDREVEIESAGINTVDGLPASKNTALVLASQGVNLDNHKSVMLDEKMVSKADLILTMTSNHKEYVKILFPKAREKIFTLKEFAFDGTEANEDISDPFGQDKFVYEKTFLEIKYSIDEIIKRDKI; from the coding sequence ATGAAAATAGTATTTGTATGTACAGGAAATACATGTAGAAGCCCTATGGCAGAGGTATATTTATCCAAATTGTTAAAGGATAGGGAAGTAGAAATCGAGTCAGCAGGTATAAATACTGTGGATGGTTTGCCAGCTAGTAAAAACACAGCTTTAGTTCTAGCTAGTCAAGGTGTCAATTTAGATAACCATAAATCAGTGATGCTCGACGAAAAAATGGTTTCAAAGGCTGATTTAATACTTACAATGACATCAAATCACAAAGAGTATGTCAAAATACTTTTCCCAAAGGCTAGGGAGAAAATTTTTACATTAAAGGAATTTGCATTTGATGGAACAGAAGCTAATGAAGACATATCCGATCCCTTTGGACAGGATAAATTTGTATATGAAAAAACTTTTTTAGAAATAAAATATAGTATAGATGAGATTATAAAACGAGATAAAATATAA
- a CDS encoding Fur family transcriptional regulator — protein MSITEKAKEILANSGYKVTNQRKRILEIILDNTHRHMSAEEIYEIVKDENLDVGLATVYRALELFEELNIIHKMNFGDGRSRYELKEEDHHHHHLVCTSCNEVFEVDEDLLDQLEEKVEKKYKFRITGHHLKFLGICENCHEQQRLGD, from the coding sequence ATGTCAATTACAGAAAAAGCTAAGGAAATATTGGCAAATAGTGGATATAAAGTAACGAATCAAAGGAAAAGAATACTTGAGATAATTTTAGACAATACTCACAGGCATATGAGTGCAGAAGAAATTTATGAAATTGTGAAGGATGAAAATCTTGACGTTGGTTTAGCCACAGTTTATAGGGCCCTAGAATTATTTGAAGAACTAAATATCATACATAAAATGAATTTTGGAGATGGCAGAAGCAGATATGAGCTAAAGGAAGAGGACCACCACCATCATCATTTAGTATGCACTAGCTGTAACGAAGTTTTTGAAGTTGATGAAGACTTACTAGACCAACTAGAGGAAAAAGTGGAAAAAAAATATAAGTTTAGAATAACAGGACATCATTTAAAATTTCTTGGTATCTGTGAAAATTGTCATGAACAACAAAGGTTAGGAGATTAA
- a CDS encoding Na/Pi cotransporter family protein, which translates to MGDIALKELIFGAIGGLALFIFGMQLMAEGLQKAAGDKLRRILEVLTTNRFMAVITGVIITVLVQSSSTTTVMVVGFVNAGLMSLAQAVGTIFGANIGTTVTALLVSFKGFNELALPAVAVGVLFSFFAKKRAYRYMGQVILGFGILFLGMNTMSASLKVLRGAPAFLAFVESFGQTPILGIIAGAVFTMSVQSSSAATGVIVAMTLEGILPLPSALALVLGSNIGTCVTAMLASIGANLTARRAAVSHVVFNVMGVVFFLIILRPFTELVVRITPEYNNPGVLVARQVANAHIIFNVTNSLLFLPFINQFVKLIVRLVPGEELVVERGVKFIDRRMFKTPALALGSAEKEVARMGDIANYMVTDSINILFENRIDIMKDVEQRESVVDELEKEIAIYLAELSNKGLTGKDSERLTMLLHAINDIERIGDHAENIATLCVGKIEDEIPFSDKAREELASMHEAVIKMTTKAMKAFKDNDSALAKQVIEEDDVVDDLERNLRNRHIERINLGKCHPTSGVIYLDVISNFERIGDHAVNIAQIVLGEY; encoded by the coding sequence ATGGGTGATATTGCTTTAAAAGAGTTAATTTTTGGTGCAATAGGAGGACTAGCTCTCTTTATTTTTGGTATGCAGTTGATGGCAGAAGGATTGCAGAAAGCTGCTGGAGATAAACTGAGAAGAATACTTGAGGTATTAACAACAAATCGTTTTATGGCTGTTATCACGGGTGTAATTATAACTGTTTTGGTTCAAAGTAGTAGCACAACAACTGTAATGGTGGTAGGGTTTGTAAATGCTGGATTGATGTCTTTAGCTCAGGCTGTTGGTACTATCTTTGGTGCCAATATCGGGACAACTGTTACTGCTCTTTTAGTTTCCTTTAAGGGTTTTAATGAACTAGCATTACCTGCAGTGGCTGTGGGTGTACTTTTTAGTTTTTTTGCGAAAAAAAGAGCATATAGATATATGGGGCAGGTCATATTAGGTTTTGGTATTTTGTTTTTGGGTATGAACACTATGTCTGCTTCTTTGAAAGTGCTAAGAGGAGCCCCTGCATTTTTAGCCTTTGTTGAATCATTTGGACAAACTCCAATTTTGGGTATTATAGCTGGGGCAGTATTTACAATGTCTGTTCAAAGTAGTAGTGCTGCCACTGGTGTTATCGTGGCCATGACTTTAGAAGGCATATTACCACTGCCATCTGCTTTAGCATTAGTGCTAGGGTCAAATATTGGAACTTGTGTTACTGCCATGCTTGCTAGTATAGGTGCTAACCTTACTGCTAGAAGAGCAGCAGTTTCCCATGTTGTGTTTAATGTAATGGGTGTTGTCTTTTTCCTAATAATTTTACGACCCTTTACTGAATTAGTAGTTCGTATAACACCTGAATATAATAATCCAGGAGTTCTAGTGGCAAGGCAGGTTGCAAATGCTCATATCATTTTCAATGTGACTAACTCTCTGTTGTTTTTACCCTTTATAAACCAATTTGTAAAGCTAATTGTTAGATTGGTTCCAGGGGAAGAGCTAGTAGTTGAACGTGGTGTTAAGTTCATTGATAGAAGAATGTTTAAAACACCAGCCCTAGCATTAGGAAGTGCAGAAAAAGAAGTAGCAAGGATGGGCGATATAGCCAATTATATGGTGACAGATTCCATAAATATACTTTTTGAAAATAGAATTGACATAATGAAAGATGTTGAACAGCGGGAGTCAGTGGTTGATGAATTAGAGAAAGAAATTGCTATTTATTTAGCGGAACTTTCCAACAAAGGATTGACAGGAAAGGACTCAGAAAGACTAACTATGTTACTTCACGCAATTAACGATATTGAACGGATTGGTGATCATGCAGAAAATATAGCTACATTATGTGTAGGCAAAATTGAAGATGAGATACCCTTCTCTGATAAAGCTAGGGAAGAGCTTGCAAGTATGCATGAGGCTGTTATTAAGATGACCACAAAGGCCATGAAAGCATTTAAGGATAATGATTCTGCTCTAGCAAAACAGGTTATAGAAGAAGATGATGTAGTGGATGATTTAGAGAGAAACTTAAGAAATCGTCATATAGAACGTATAAACCTAGGGAAATGTCATCCTACTTCAGGTGTTATATACTTAGATGTTATAAGTAACTTTGAAAGAATAGGTGACCATGCTGTAAACATAGCACAAATAGTCCTAGGGGAATATTAA